A single window of Zea mays cultivar B73 chromosome 10, Zm-B73-REFERENCE-NAM-5.0, whole genome shotgun sequence DNA harbors:
- the LOC100193654 gene encoding uncharacterized protein LOC100193654 → MPSSTPPSVQPTPSLQTLTSPAVAQNTHIDVSEIKSKIFKRIGHERGNKYFQHLERFLSSRLSKNEFEKLCLVALGRENLPLHNHLICSILHNASRACGPPVINDPKLVRGATTSGHAVVPPVWDNGGALNLNAKEKKPLIRRENVLTQKSSLNHCETIMLENGVHHLSDLKRCTQFQKKDHVELLIKRPRVEKEPVSLHNSLHSNRFSKASRENLGQEIIHQFQGPVQAPLGIQLRHGSFGVAQIPLPLASVSSKDTSDTCIEDGELCDTSSVKKRMDKVAGANGLEGVSIECANLLNNGIDVFMKQLIGSCIELVRARSRHGKLRHETLKQQLCRKLINGVSVHNHVPGQSSVIPPETNSISMQDLKAVIELNPCLLGINASLLHEKINSYD, encoded by the coding sequence ATGCCGTCCTCTACACCACCATCAGTACAACCCACTCCAAGCCTTCAGACATTAACATCTCCTGCAGTAGCCCAGAATACTCATATTGATGTTAGTGAGATCAAGTCCAAGATTTTTAAGAGGATAGGACATGAACGAGGAAATAAATACTTTCAGCACCTGGAAAGGTTCTTATCTTCAAGATTGAGCAAGAATGAATTCGAGAAGCTCTGTCTTGTGGCACTTGGCCGTGAAAACCTCCCATTGCACAACCACCTTATCTGTTCCATTCTACATAATGCCAGTCGAGCTTGTGGCCCACCTGTAATTAATGACCCTAAGCTGGTCAGAGGTGCCACCACTTCTGGCCATGCAGTTGTTCCTcctgtctgggacaatggtggtgccTTGAACCTAAATGCCAAAGAGAAAAAACCATTAATCAGAAGGGAAAATGTACTAACCCAAAAGTCATCACTGAATCATTGTGAGACTATTATGCTGGAGAATGGTGTTCATCATTTGAGTGATCTGAAGAGATGTACACAATTTCAAAAAAAAGACCATGTAGAGCTGCTCATCAAGCGACCGCGTGTGGAGAAGGAACCAGTCAGTTTACATAATTCTCTACACAGCAATAGGTTTTCTAAGGCTTCAAGAGAAAACCTGGGTCAAGAAATTATACACCAATTCCAAGGTCCAGTTCAAGCACCACTTGGCATTCAGTTACGTCATGGCAGTTTTGGTGTGGCCCAAATACCTTTACCCCTTGCTTCTGTGAGTTCAAAGGATACCTCTGATACTTGTATTGAAGATGGTGAACTCTGTGATACTTCGTCAGTGAAGAAAAGGATGGACAAAGTGGCAGGAGCAAATGGGTTGGAAGGGGTCTCGATAGAGTGTGCTAATTTGTTGAATAATGGCATTGATGTTTTCATGAAGCAGTTAATTGGATCTTGCATTGAATTAGTTAGAGCAAGGTCTCGACATGGCAAACTAAGGCATGAGACATTGAAGCAGCAGCTGTGCCGAAAGCTAATAAATGGTGTATCAGTGCATAACCATGTTCCTGGGCAgagttctgttatacctccagagACAAATTCCATCTCCATGCAGGACTTAAAGGCAGTAATAGAGTTAAACCCTTGTTTGCTTGGGATTAATGCATCACTGCTACACGAAAAGATCAATTCATATGACTAG